One genomic segment of Streptomyces niveus includes these proteins:
- the nadA gene encoding quinolinate synthase NadA, translating to MTTAQARQDLDVQPTPLALLLLGRDADTRSERGVECPGDLPSPSDPDLVERARAAKEKLGEKVFILGHHYQRDEVIQFADVTGDSFKLAKDAAARPEAEYIVFCGVHFMAESADILTADDQKVVLPDLAAGCSMADMATAEQVAECWDVLTEAGIAERVVPVSYMNSSADIKAFTGEHGGTICTSSNAERALNWAFEQGDKVLFLPDQHLGRNTAVRDLGLSLEDCVLYNPHKPNGGLTAEELRNAKMILWRGHCSVHGRFSLDSVNEVRERVPGVNVLVHPECKHEVVSAADYVGSTEYIIKMLEEAPAGSKWAIGTELNLVQRLANRFAADDKEIVFLDRTVCFCSTMNRIDLPHLVWTLESLAEGKDINRIQVEKETARFAQLALERMLALP from the coding sequence GTGACCACGGCCCAAGCCCGTCAGGATCTCGATGTACAGCCGACGCCCCTCGCACTGCTCCTGCTCGGCCGCGATGCCGACACCCGGAGCGAGCGCGGCGTGGAGTGCCCCGGTGACCTGCCGTCGCCGTCCGACCCGGATCTGGTCGAACGCGCCCGCGCGGCGAAGGAGAAGCTCGGGGAGAAGGTCTTCATCCTCGGCCACCACTACCAGCGCGACGAGGTCATCCAGTTCGCCGACGTGACCGGTGACTCGTTCAAGCTCGCCAAGGACGCCGCCGCGCGCCCCGAGGCCGAGTACATCGTCTTCTGCGGCGTGCACTTCATGGCCGAGTCGGCGGACATCCTGACGGCCGACGACCAGAAGGTCGTCCTGCCCGATCTGGCCGCCGGCTGTTCGATGGCGGACATGGCGACGGCCGAGCAGGTCGCCGAGTGCTGGGACGTGCTGACCGAGGCCGGGATAGCCGAGCGGGTCGTCCCCGTCTCGTACATGAACTCCTCCGCCGACATCAAGGCGTTCACCGGCGAGCACGGCGGCACGATCTGCACCTCGTCCAACGCCGAGCGCGCCCTCAACTGGGCCTTCGAGCAGGGCGACAAGGTCCTCTTCCTCCCCGACCAGCATCTGGGGCGCAACACCGCCGTACGGGACCTGGGGCTGTCGCTGGAGGACTGCGTCCTCTACAACCCGCACAAGCCGAACGGCGGCCTGACGGCCGAGGAGCTGCGGAACGCGAAGATGATCCTGTGGCGCGGGCACTGCTCCGTGCACGGCCGTTTCTCGCTGGACTCGGTCAACGAGGTCCGCGAGCGGGTCCCCGGGGTGAATGTGCTGGTGCACCCGGAGTGCAAGCACGAGGTCGTCTCCGCGGCCGACTACGTGGGCTCGACGGAGTACATCATCAAGATGCTGGAAGAGGCGCCGGCCGGCTCCAAGTGGGCGATCGGCACCGAGCTGAATCTGGTGCAGCGGCTGGCGAACCGATTCGCCGCCGACGACAAGGAGATCGTCTTCCTCGACAGGACGGTCTGCTTCTGCTCGACGATGAACCGCATCGACCTGCCGCACCTGGTGTGGACGCTCGAATCGCTCGCCGAGGGCAAGGACATCAACCGGATCCAGGTCGAGAAGGAGACGGCGAGATTCGCCCAGCTCGCGCTGGAGCGGATGCTGGCGCTGCCGTAG
- a CDS encoding HesB/IscA family protein — translation MSVSDETTTVSDGILLSDAAAGKVKALLDQEGRDDLALRVAVQPGGCSGLRYQLFFDERSLDGDVVKDFDGVKVVTDRMSAPYLGGASIDFVDTIEKQGFTIDNPNASGSCACGDSFN, via the coding sequence ATGTCCGTATCGGACGAGACCACCACCGTGAGCGACGGCATCCTCCTGTCCGACGCCGCCGCGGGCAAGGTCAAGGCCCTGCTCGACCAGGAAGGCAGGGACGACCTCGCGCTGCGCGTCGCGGTCCAGCCCGGCGGCTGTTCCGGTCTGCGTTACCAGCTGTTCTTCGACGAGCGTTCGCTGGACGGCGACGTCGTGAAGGACTTCGACGGCGTCAAGGTCGTCACCGACCGGATGAGCGCCCCGTATCTGGGCGGCGCCTCCATCGACTTCGTGGACACGATCGAGAAGCAGGGCTTCACGATCGACAACCCCAACGCATCCGGTTCCTGCGCCTGCGGCGACTCCTTCAACTGA